The nucleotide sequence aagagtggctggaaagcagctcagtagagaaagctctgggggtgttgattgactGCCATCTGAACAAGAGAAGGAGAACATGAGCAGTATgctcaggtggctaagaaggccagcagcatcccagcctgTATCTGGAATGGTGTGACAAGGAGGACCAGGAAAGTGATTgcccccctgtactcagcactgctgaggccataccatgagtactgtgttcagttttgtggccctcactacaagaaaggcactgaggtgctggagtgtgtccagagaagaccaTCTAAGCTGGtaaagagtctggagaacagctcttAGGAAGAGCAGATGAaatacctggggttgtttatcctggagaaaaggatgctgaggggagaccttctacactctctccagctacctgaaaggaggttgtagtgggttgagtgttggtctcttcttcatagtaacaagtgataggacaagaagaaatggcctcaagaagcagcagaggagattgagattggttACTAGAggaaacatcttcactgaagaaaataccaaatgctggaggaggctccccagggaggcagttgaatcaccttccctggaggtgtttaaaagacagagatgtggtgctaagggacatggtttagcaccaggttTGGTAGAGTTAGCTAATGGCTGGCCtcaaggatctcaaaggtcttttccaaccaaagccattctatAATTCAATATATGACTGTACAACTTCTTAGGGGGTCAGAGACAGGACCTTAAGTGTCTCCTTGATATCTTCTATCTTTGTCTCTTAAATTTCTCCTTGAGGTAAGCATAAGGTGAGTCTCCAGGAGTACCATGTAAATCTGgtttctgcctctctccttaTTTCATTTCCCCATCCATGAATGGTGTTGCCTCACTGCTCTGGTCCCCACACTGGTGTATGAGGCTTGGTCCTGTCTTAACACAAAGTAGGAGTGATACTGCAGCACCCACAGAGACCAGCCTGCAAGAGTCCctcaaaaagaaagggaaagccctgagctgctgattTTTGAACTcccttagaacagaatagaattaaccaggttggaaaagacctttaagataattgagtccaacctatcatccagcaccatctaatcaactaagccatggcaccaagcaccccatccagtctcttcctaaacacctccagggatggtgactccaccacccccctgggcagcacattccaatggctaacaactctttctgtgaagaactttctcctcacctccagcccaaacctcccctggtgcagcttgaggctgtgtcctcttgctgtgttggtggttgcctgggagaagaccctTTTCACAGGCATAAGCTAATTAGATTTTCATCTGCAGAGGCTGACAAAACTGACAAGGCCATCTGCAGGTAGCCAACCCACAGCACCTATGGGGGGGGCACATCCAGTCTTCTGCATAAAGTTCTCCATGAACCATCCCCAGCCAATCGGTCCCCTGGCCCCACACCACTCTTTTCCAGGAACCCATGCCTTTAATGGCAGCATCTCAAACCACACCCCTACACCCCCACACCACCTAGGATGGAATTCCTCCTGGGTAATGAGCCAGACACTGCCagggaaatgacctttgagaagGCTGAGGCTTTCTAGCTCCGCTCCAGGCTGCATTTCTCAAGAGCCCCCTCTATGCTTTCCACCCCCACGTCCTTGCTCAGGCTGTAAAACAGTTTCACCCACGCTTCACCCTCATCTCCAGCTCTTCAGGGGGACACTGTCTATGATGTTGTGGATGTTGGTACAAAGATCATGTGTGGAAGATTTGGCCATGGTAAGGAATTAGAAAAACACAGCTAAAAGCCCAGCTCTTTATTGATTGATCTTTATTGATTGTGGTGCTTCTTCACAGGCAATCCCCACAGATCACTGCTCCTCAAACAGGACCTGTAAGGCAGAGGTCTCTGGGCTGCCTAGTCATCTGCAGCTGATTGTGAATGGCTacatatcacaggatcacaggatgatggggattggaagggacctttgaggaTGATTgaatccaaaccccctgccagagcaggaccagagaatccagcacaggtcacacaggaacacatccagatggggcttgaaagtctccagagaaggagactccacaacctccctgggcagcctgttccagtgctctgtgaccatcccagtgaagaagttcctcctcatgttgaggtggaacctcctgtgctataGTTTCCAtctactgccccttgtcctgtcacagggtgcaactgagcacagcctgtcccctgcctcttgacacccagcccacAGATAGTTGTAAACatgtattaaatcccctctcagtcttctcttctccagactaaacagccccaggttcctcagcctctcctcaccaggcagtgctccagtcccttcatcatcctggtagccctcccttggactctctccagcagagtcCAACACACATATTTGGCTTTAAAATCTGGgtgtttatttcctttctgaCTCCCCCCACTGAGTTAAGGCAGGAGGATAGGTGATAAACAGGGAAATTTTGGGGTGCTACATGTTGTTCTTGTATACCTCCCTGTGTGCTGATGGTGTCTGGTGATGGGTGACAGTGGAACTAGTCGAGCAGTGGGTCAGACGGTGGTTGTCAGAAGAAGGGTGGGAAGGACAGTTGTGTCAGTGTTGTGATGTAGCTTAACATGATTCTCCTCAGCTTCTCAGAGAGGTGAGCAGCTTAAGATACCCCTGCTTACTGCGGGCAggggggaggtgtgtgtgtggtcgattagatgacctttaaaggtctgcTCCAGACAAATTCATTGTCTGTGATATGTTAAACAACAGTGAGGTGGCGACATCTGGAGGACAGACTCTGATGAAGTCCTCTGCTCTAATCCTATCtcataggctgagggagctggggttgctcagcctggagaagaggaggctcaggggagaccttattgctgtctccaactacctgaagggaggttgtagccaggagggggttggtctcttctcccaggcaaccagcaccagaacaagaggacacagtctcaagctgtgccaggggaagtttaggcttgaggtgaggagaaagttcttcccagaaagagatattggccattggaatgtgctgcccagggaggaacaccatccctggaggtgttcaaaacaggactggatgtggcacttgaagccatggcttagtcgtcatgaggtgttgggtattaagtaataggttggactcgatggtctctgaggtgttttccaacctggccgtTTCTATGATTCATTTGGAGACGCAGGATGAAAGAAGACCGAAGCTACCCTGCTCCTTCCCAACTCTGTTGGAGCAAGGCAGGACTACCGCTCTGCCAGGTCTCATTTGCTGCCCTTCACCAGGGCTGTGGGATACAGAGTGACAAAACCAAGCGCCTGTGCTGCAGACACCTGGGAGTGCCAGCCCGCAGAGGCGCAGCACCTTGACCCCGGTGTGATTTGAACACACAGCCTTCTGATCTGGAGTCAGACGCGCTACCATTGCGCCACGAGgtcagagctggcagtgctgctgggcagaccTCACCCTGGATTTAATGCTCGTGGGCTGCTCTTTGAGGGAAGGTGTGGTGGCTTGAAATtccaccaccccagcccccagcctatCACAGAAGAGGAGCTCCAGTCCATTTGACAAAGGCCTGGGAGTATCTttgccagctgccctgctgagcctgcaaAGAGGGCTCTGCGGTGGGTTTAGGCTGTGCCAAGAACATTTTCCACAGACattgaacagaaagtgatagaatgtaaagaaattaccactggatgtgaaagggaaaggaatgaTGAATTCTGAATAATCCCATTGGGCAGACTAGTAACAGAGTAAGTTAGTTAGTACAAgctaactttctctctttttgcttcctttagaatacatagaatacatagaataaaccaggttggaagagaccttcaagatcatcgcgtccaacccatcaaccaatccaacaccgcccaagcaactaacccacagcaccaagtaccccgtcctcatccagtctcttcctaaaaacctccagtgatggcgactccaccacctccccaggcagcccattccaatgtgcaatcactctttctgtatagaactttttcctaacatccagcctgaacctcccctggcgcagcctgagactgtgtcctcttgttctggtactgcttgcctgggagaagagaccaaccctcacctggctacaatcagcCTTCAGGTAGATCTCTCAGCACTGAAGCAGGACACAGAGACAGAGCACTCAGGATGGAGCACAAGGCAGCTGGCAAAGTGGCTGGGCCAAGACGCTGAGCAGATTGCGCACACCGCTTTGCAGTCCAGCTgatgctcctctctgcctgaTGCTGCTTTGGGGGCTCTTTGGTGTCTTTGGGATGGCTGCAGAGGATGCTCTGCAGGACAAGGGacgcagccagccagcctgccaggcccaggggggcagccaggggcaggggccagTGGCGCAATGGATAACGCGCCTGACTACGGATCAGGAGATTGCAGGTTCGACTCCTGCCTGGCTCGACACTTTTGGCCTGGcacctgcctcctcctcagacCTCAGCCagggttttccttctcctggccACTGGACACTCTGCAGGGTAAAAGTGCTGAAGGGTCCTGCTTGCcctaaaggaaggaaagagttcCTCCAGACCTTAGGGTGGAACTGGGCACTCCAGAAGGGTCAGAGCTGGGGCCTACACTGCAGTGAGAGACCCCAGAGCTAATTGTGCAATATCaatatgttggaaaagacctcaaagatcatcaaggccaacctgtcacccaacaccccatgactactgaaccataGCACCCAGTGGtttgtccaatccctttttgaacacctccagggatggtgactccaccacctccctgggcagcacattctaacatcttaacaactctctctgtgaagaactttctccttacctccagcctaaacctcttgttctggtgctggttgcctgggagaagagaccaacaccctcctggccataccctcccttcaggtagttgtagacagcaagaaggtctctcctgagcctcctcttttccaggctaaacactcccagctcccctagcctctcctcataggacttgtgctctagacctctctccagtctcattgcccttctctggacgtgttccagAATCTCAATGTCTCCTGAGCTGTCACCCTGCAGACTGGACAGAGTCAGGAGTCTCAGGCTTGTTCTCACATATTCAGCTTTGAGGCTCACTTTGGatttgctgctggttttcatTTCTTTGAGTAGTTCTGTGTGCAACATCAAAGAGCCCTATGGGCAGCACACACaggcctcctgcctgcaggactGCCTCAAGCCTGGCCAAAGCATCATTCAGACCTTGTGATCCAGGTGCACATATTCTGCCTTTGTCTCACAAAGTCAGAATGGAGGCATGAAGTACCTGGGCTAGCAGGTCGAGGGAAGTGATTCTACCCTCTTACTCTCCTCTCAAGAGCTCAGGACAGGAAAGATACGTTGGAGTCTAGAGGAGGCCGCAAAAATGGTCAAAgagctggaagctctctgctgtgaggacaggctgagagagctgaggttgctcagcctggagaagagaaggcttttggGAAGACcttactgcagcctttcagtacctaaaggggcCAGTaaaaaggatggggccagactttttagcaggacctgctgcaacaggacaaggggtgatggttttaaactaaaagaggggagatttagaccagagagaaggaagaaagctcctcttctccagaacaaTTAAACCCAGTTCCTACTGCTTCTCCTCATACAGTGAGTGCTCCAACAGCAGCCATTTGTGACAGCACTTCCAGTTTATCAATGCCCTTGGTACTGGGGTTCCCAAAGCTGCATGTAGTAGTCCTAATGTACCTCATGAGTAAGCAGTGAGAGTAGAGGGATGCAGTAGTTACTAGGTGAGGATGATGATTCAAGGTGTCCAGTTCCACCATAATGACTGGGGGGAACTGCAGTTTTTGCCCTGCAGAGAGCCCTGAAGATGGGTGATggccaggagaaggaaaaccctGGCTGAGgtctgaggaggaggcaggtgCCAGGCCAAAAGTGTCGAGCCAGGCAGGAGTCGAACCTGCAATCTCCTGATCCGTAGTCAGGCGCGTTATCCATTGCGCCActggcccctgcccctggctccccccCTGGGACTGGCTGCGTCCCTTGTCCTGCAGAGCATCCTCTGCAGCCATCCCAAAGACACCAAAGAGCCCCCAAAGCAGCAtcaggcagagaggagcatcAGCTGGACTGCAAAGCGGTGTGCGCAATCTGCTCAGCGTCTTGGCCCAGCCACTTTGCCAGCTGCCTTGTGCTCCATCCTGAGTGCTCTGTCTCTGTGTCCTGCTTCAGTGCTAGGTCTGAGAGATGCCATCAGAGATCAAACTGCAGTgaagacaatcacagaatcacaggatcaaccTGGTTGGtaatgacctcagaggtcatcaagtccatcctatcacctaacacaacctgacaactaaactatggctccaagtgccacatccagtctttctttgcacacttccagggatggtgatgatGTTCTTCATGTCCTCTTGCCTGCTGAGGAAATCATCTCTTCAAAGAAACTTAGAATATTGGCCAAGAGTGGCCTACCCTTGCTAAATCCCTGTTCATTCTTCCCAGTCATCATCACACTCTTCACCTGGGCATGGCTTTCAGGAGCACTTCATCCACAGCCTTCATGCAGGCTCTGAGGTAATGCTGACCAGATTAGTGCTCCCCacatccttctcttccctcttcttgaAAAAAACTTCCATGTTGTCCTTCAGAAACCTCTCCCCACTGCCATGATCTTTCACTGAGTAATTGCACTTGACCACCTCCAGAAGTCCCCTCATGTTACCCTCCCAGGAAAATACTTCAGTGGGTGAGTCCAAGTCCCCCCAGAGGGACTGAGTCAAGAAAGATTCTTGCACTTTGCTGAGAAAGGCCTCATTTCCTTCAGCTTGTGGATGAGGCAAAATGTAGCAGTGACCCTGTGTTGGCCTCCACTCTGGTCATAACCCACAGCCTCCACCTGGCACAGCACCTGTGCTGAAAGTAAAACTGCAGGTGTGGCATTTGCCCTTCAGTCATTCCTGAGGTGCTGCTCTTAGCTGTGCAATGACCTTACAGAGCTATGCTTCTCACATGGAGGAGCTCCTTAGCAAAGAggagggtggccagcagcacccctgAAGCTGATTCCAGTGTGTTTTGAACACACAACCTTGTGCTCTGGAGTCAGATGCACTGCCCTTGCACCACTAGGTCAGCATGGAGGAGCTCAGTTCCCCAGCATGGATGAGCTCAGTTCCCCAGCATGGATGTCGGTATGGGGATGTCCTCTCTGTGGTGACCACACCTGCGATGTGTGGGTGCCCCACAGTAAGGctgtagaggggcaggagcagcctaaGGAGAGGGTGACCAaggcctggctgcagagaggcatCCAGGCTGCAGGATGAAAgtgcagggatggagagggtGATCTGGAGGGTCAGTGTAGACCCTGCAGTGTggccctctctgggaagctccATCAACCTCGCAGTAAAGAAGTCTCTCctcttgttgaggtggaacctgctgtcttccagcttgtgcccattgttccttgtcctatcactgggcaccactgaaaagagcctggcaccttcatcctgagaCACACCCCTCAGATTTccatagacattgataaggtcccttctcagtcttctcaagactaaacagcctcagtcttctgagtctttcttcataggaaagATGTTCGAGTCTCCTaatcacaccttgagtcctgtgtccagttccgggccactcagtttaggaaagatgttgagttgctggaaggtgtccagagaagggcaacaaagctggggaggggtctggagcacagccctgtgaggagaggctgagggagctggggttgcttagcctgcagaagaggaggctcaggggagaccttactgctgtctccaactacctgaagggaggttgtagccaggtgggggttggtctcttctcccaggcaaccagcaccagaacaagaggacacagtctcaagctgtgccaggggaagtttaggctggaggtgaggagaaagttcttcccagaaagagagattggccattggaatgtgctgcccagggaggtggtggggtcatcatccctggaggtgttcaagaaggtatttgatgtggcacttggtgccatggtttagtagtcaagaggtgttgggtgacaggttggacttgatgatctttgaggtctctgccaaccttattgattctatgattccagggcAGGAAACGCTAGGAGGAGGTCTCCTGAGGTGGGATGCTACCATAGCAACCTGAATGTGTCTACAAGGAAGATGTCCACCTGTGCACTAGGCAGCAGAGCTTTCAGTGTTACTACAAAGCATTTTTCTAGTTATTTAAGCAATATAAGATGATATgaagttaggaaaaaaaacccttaactTTATAGCTATACACTTCTGAATGTGAGCAACTTGCTTCCAGTCCCTAAAATACAGTGTCTGAAACCAAAACCCATTCCTGCTTTACAAAGGTATTTCTGATCACCACATATTTACTCTGTGACTCTTCGGTGCTGaaggtggagcagagggaggcatCTCTCTTTGCATCTGAGCAAATCCTGTCCTTCCAGAAGGATCTGACTGttccttcctcttccagcaagttgtgccagggcaggtttaggttgcatattaagaaaaattcgttcactgaaaggattttcaaaccctggaacaggcttcccagggcagtgatggggtCGACATCCCTAGAGGGATTTAAAGAGTGTACAAATGTGGTCCTGAGGTACATGGTGTAGTGGTGACTCTGCAGTGTTGGTTTGGACCCGATCTTAAAGGCCCACCCGGAACGAGTCTGTGCTGCTATTCTGTGTTTTGCCACAAGAGGGCGCCATGAACTAGCGCATGGATGCtacaagctgcagagccagacTGGGGCCGCATTTTGCTCAGGGAAGGACCACCCATTCCTAGCCCAGCATGGAAATTCAGTTTAGCTGCATCTGTGCTGTCATCCTGTAGAGAAAACTGCTGCATGCTTCACCACCGACTGCAGCAGGCATGCAAGCACAGCCTGGAAATACCTACTCATTGCTACCCATGTCCCCATCAGAAGAGGTGACCCTCCTGGTGGGATTGATACTCCTAAAGGGTATTTTTCAGGCTATTGTTAAGTTAGCTCACCTGCTTCAGacacactgaatcacagaatgccttaggttggaagggaccttagagatcaacTAAGGGTAAAGACTCCTCTCAACTAGagttggctgctcaaggcctcatctaacctgccattgatcacctccagggagagaatatccacaaccactctggacaacctatttaagagtctcaccaccctcatactgaagaatttcttcctaatatccagcctgaacctacttttcctcagcttaaaaccattcccccacGTTCCATTGCTAGACACCTTTATGAATAGtgatagaatagactagaatagaattaaccaggttggaaaagaccttcgagattatcaagtccaacctatcctccaacaccatctaatcaactaagccatggcaccgagcaccccatccagtctcttactaactacttccagtgatggtgactccaccacctccctgggcagcacattccaatggccaatctctctttctgtgaagaaattcttcctaacatccagcctaaacctcccctggcacagcttgagactgtgtcctcttgttctggtgctggttgcctgggagaagagaccaacccccacccagctacaacctcccttcagggagttgtagagagcaagaaggtctcccctgagccttttcttctctagggttggtctagatgatctacagaggtcccttccaactctccccatcctgtgattctgccaCAGGGCCACCCCAGGATACTCATTTCACATGACTCCATTTCACATGGAAATGTGAGATGAAAAGTgaacaaagaaagcagaaaggcagagaacaaagaaagcagaaaggcagagagcaaAGCACATTTGCTAAGAGGAGGTTTATAGTGTTGACACCAAGGCCACTGGGTCGGAACAACATCAACAAATACCATTGACAGAAACAGGCTCAAGGAAGCAACATTGGTTTCTTCTGCTCTGAAGGACTACCTGTGCTGTCAGCTACTCTTTCAgtatgggtagattcaggttggatgctaggaagaaattcttccccatgagggtggtgagatgctggaacaggttgcccagggaggtggtggaagcctcctgcctggaggtttttgcagccaggctggttgtggctgtgagcaacctgctgtagtgtgaggtgtccctgcccacggcaggggggttggaaccagatgatccttgagcctGCTGGCTCAAGCCTGCTAGGAGCCTGCTGTAGAATCTAATTGAAtcgagtagagtagagtagaatagaatagaatagaccaggttggaaaagaccttcgagatcatcaaatccaacctatcacccaacactgaaccatcaactaaaccatggcaccaagtgctccatccagtctcttcctaaacacctccagggatggtgattccaccacctccctgggcagcacattccaatggccagtctctcttcctgtgaagaacttcttcctcacctccagcctaaacctcccctggcacagcttgagactatgtcctcttgttctgttggtggtagCCTAGGAGAATaagccccatctggctacaacctcccttcaggtagtcgtagacagcaataaggtctcccctgagcctcctcttctgcaggctaagcaaccccagctccctcagcctctcctcacagggcttctgttccaagacctttaagatcatagagtccaatgGACTTCTGATACTCCTAGATGCTCACTAAAATAATGGCTAATTTTCTCCAGGTTGGTTCCTTACCAACCACCTTGATCTTTGAAGTTAACAAGTAACAGTGTCCTCCAGCTGGGTTGGTTTTGAGAAGCAGCTTTCCTAGTGACCAGGTAGGGAGGTACAGTTGCTTCTCCAGTTGCTTTTGTGATCCTCTGCCTTTGTTCAGGTTTAGCCGTGTGCAGCGGTCAAACTGTACTCATTGCCTTCCACACTCACCACTGCCAAGGTCCCCTGGACAGCCAGCATGTTCCTACAGCCCTATAAATGCAAGagtgcttcctcctcctctgtttaGATTCTGGCATTGTGGCCCTGTCTCCACACTGCAGCTGAGACCTTCCACCATGAAGCTCTTCTCCTGCCTCTTggctcttctccttttcctcctccaggctgttCCAGGTAAGGGGCATGACCCATGCTGGGGTCTGCATGTAGGAGGCACAACTAGCTCATGCAGTGGTGCAGAATGTActctgtgctcctcagctcctTTTGCATAGAGCCATTCCCTAGTTCTCAGAatagaagcagaaatgaaagcaTAACCTGTGGTGACCAGATGTCAAATCAGAACCTCTCAACAAAAGCCACAACCAGGGACTGACTCCTTAGGACTCTCTGAATTGCAGAACTATTGGGCAATGGTACCATGGAAATCAGCTGCCTCATCTTACCCCAGGGTCAAAGAGTGACTCCCTTGTTTACAGAGGAAGAGTGGCAGAGGCGTTCAGCTCAAGCTGAACTACAGCACTGAAGTTAGCTTCAGCTCTCCTCGTGTGATGATTCCCTTTCCTCAGCCATTCTGCTGCACTTTCAGCCTGGCCCTTCTTCATGCTTCATGAAACTCCCCATCTCAGAGTAAGGTTCTCAGACAAGGAAGAAACTGGGCAAATTGCTTGTCCCTGTTAATTAGACCAGATCCTAGTTTTAGGGTTTAAGTCATAGGCACATGCCAAACACACGAGCACCATTGTTGTCCCTTCTGtgaccagcctgcagcactgcagcccctgaACTTAGAATCAGAGAAAGTGGGTTGACCCTACCCACTACAACATGCATACCCAGGATATGTTCTTGCATCACCAAGAGCTACCTTTATCTCCAGCTGGACAGTCCTGGTGAGGTCCCATAAGGCTTCTCAAAACTTCAGGCAAAGTTGCTTCAGGGGGATTTGTGTCAGACCCCCTGCTTGGGATCCACAGGGTTTCAGCAGGAGGAAGACCATGAGAAATGGACTTATCCTGCAGCACAGTGGGCAATTCCCTTCTTCCTGTAGGtctcagcttgcccagagacaCCTTACATTGCCTTGAGTACCACGGGTACTGCTTCCATTCCAAATCCTGCCCAGAACCCTTTGTCGCCTTCGGAACCTGCGCTCGCCGACAGAAAACCTGC is from Dryobates pubescens isolate bDryPub1 chromosome 3, bDryPub1.pri, whole genome shotgun sequence and encodes:
- the LOC104306747 gene encoding gallinacin-11; its protein translation is MKLFSCLLALLLFLLQAVPGLSLPRDTLHCLEYHGYCFHSKSCPEPFVAFGTCARRQKTCCIDTTSNFHTCQEEGGHCVPPAINCLEEQEGLCSHRKWKCCAEV